A stretch of the Streptomyces sp. WMMB303 genome encodes the following:
- a CDS encoding tripartite tricarboxylate transporter substrate binding protein: protein MRSRALLSPLAAAAVVLLVPPLITSGSGASGGTNIPGLRFMVPNTPGGGYDITARTAAKNAEDAGLNHNIEVYNLPGAGGTVGLSRLVNERGNGKLTMSMGLGVVGAVHTNDAPSTLADATPVARLTEEPDIVVVAKNSKYKTFRQLLSDWKKHPGAMPVGGGSSPGGPDHLAPMLMARAAGIRTKEVNYVPFDGGGELLASVLGGKVAFGVSGLGEYRDQIESGELRLLAVTGPKRAAGFDAPTLKESGIDVEFTNWRGMMAPPGLSEAQRDKLVRFLRELRRSEQWRDSLRTNGWEDAWLPGDKYGRFLKREDERVNSVLKELGQ, encoded by the coding sequence GTGCGCTCGCGCGCCCTGCTCTCCCCTCTGGCCGCCGCGGCGGTCGTGCTGCTCGTCCCCCCGCTGATCACTTCCGGCAGCGGCGCCTCGGGCGGCACGAACATCCCCGGCCTGCGCTTCATGGTGCCCAACACCCCCGGCGGCGGCTACGACATCACCGCACGTACAGCGGCCAAGAACGCCGAGGACGCCGGCCTCAACCACAACATCGAGGTCTACAACCTGCCCGGCGCCGGCGGCACCGTCGGCCTCAGCCGGCTCGTCAACGAGCGCGGCAACGGCAAGCTGACGATGTCCATGGGCCTCGGCGTGGTCGGCGCCGTCCACACCAACGACGCGCCCTCCACCCTCGCCGACGCGACGCCGGTCGCCCGGCTCACGGAGGAGCCCGACATCGTGGTCGTCGCCAAGAACTCCAAGTACAAGACGTTCCGGCAGCTCCTGTCCGACTGGAAGAAACACCCGGGCGCCATGCCGGTCGGCGGCGGGTCCTCGCCGGGCGGTCCCGACCACCTGGCGCCGATGCTGATGGCCCGCGCCGCGGGGATCAGGACCAAGGAGGTCAACTACGTGCCGTTCGACGGCGGCGGCGAACTGCTGGCCTCCGTACTGGGCGGCAAAGTCGCCTTCGGCGTCTCCGGTCTGGGCGAGTACCGCGACCAGATCGAGTCCGGCGAGCTGCGCCTGCTCGCCGTCACCGGCCCGAAGCGGGCCGCGGGCTTCGACGCGCCCACCCTCAAGGAGTCCGGCATCGACGTGGAGTTCACCAACTGGCGCGGCATGATGGCCCCGCCCGGGCTCTCCGAGGCCCAGCGGGACAAACTCGTCCGCTTCCTGCGCGAGTTGCGGCGCTCCGAGCAGTGGCGCGACTCGCTGCGGACCAACGGCTGGGAAGATGCCTGGCTGCCCGGCGACAAGTACGGCCGCTTCCTCAAACGCGAGGACGAACGCGTGAACTCCGTCCTGAAGGAGCTGGGGCAGTGA
- a CDS encoding tripartite tricarboxylate transporter TctB family protein, producing the protein MSNASDTRSPRLPRGPRASRPDGRARTGAARRRGYSELGLCALLLAVGVLVLSDALTMDTVASARGPVGPRTVPLVVGTALLVVSVVLTVDVLRGAAGDGTAGGGTTGGGTTTPPEPGDAQTPRPEPGSQTAAVPEQGSPRTAQPDAADGKDAADGKDAAGAVDAEADEPGDWRTVALLTGVFLAFAALIEPLGFPLAGALLFWGSAFTLGSRRHALTRDPLIAAGLSLLTYTVFHLLLGVHLPGGPLMGVM; encoded by the coding sequence GTGAGCAACGCGAGCGACACCCGATCCCCCCGCCTCCCGCGCGGCCCGCGGGCGTCCCGGCCGGACGGGCGGGCACGAACCGGCGCCGCGCGGCGCCGCGGCTACTCCGAACTCGGCCTGTGCGCACTGCTGCTGGCCGTCGGCGTCCTCGTACTGAGCGACGCGCTCACCATGGACACCGTCGCCTCGGCACGCGGCCCGGTCGGTCCCCGCACTGTCCCCCTCGTCGTCGGGACGGCGCTGCTGGTCGTCTCCGTCGTGCTCACCGTCGACGTCCTGCGCGGCGCCGCCGGAGACGGCACGGCCGGGGGCGGCACGACCGGGGGCGGTACGACGACGCCCCCGGAGCCCGGGGACGCGCAGACCCCGCGCCCGGAGCCGGGGAGCCAGACAGCCGCGGTACCGGAGCAGGGGAGTCCACGCACCGCGCAACCGGACGCGGCGGACGGGAAAGACGCGGCGGACGGGAAAGACGCAGCCGGGGCGGTCGACGCGGAGGCGGACGAGCCCGGCGACTGGCGTACCGTCGCGCTCCTCACGGGAGTCTTCCTCGCCTTCGCCGCACTGATCGAACCGCTCGGCTTCCCCCTCGCGGGCGCCCTGCTCTTCTGGGGCTCGGCCTTCACGCTGGGCAGCCGCCGCCATGCCCTCACCCGTGACCCGCTGATCGCCGCCGGGCTCTCCCTGCTCACCTACACGGTCTTCCACCTCCTCCTCGGCGTCCATCTGCCGGGCGGACCACTGATGGGAGTGATGTGA
- a CDS encoding maleylpyruvate isomerase family mycothiol-dependent enzyme, with amino-acid sequence MDSHSLLRHLRDELGTFRGYLDRDVGAPVEHCGAWTLHDLAEHPGGSNLFAAAAVTAQRGDHPATPAPRDPSELPRWFEETSRTLPTALDTDPAAPAWTFHPPGTVGFWQRRRALETLVHRWDAENALGAARPLDPELAGEGVAEVFDTLAPRQVARGRAHPPRSALRLTATDLGTPWTYGPGAPVATLAGPADHLLLLLWGRMSHSSAAVTWHGDRETGLELLSGTLTP; translated from the coding sequence ATGGACTCGCATTCGCTGCTCCGCCATCTGCGCGACGAACTCGGCACGTTCCGCGGATACCTCGACCGGGATGTCGGCGCACCGGTCGAGCACTGCGGCGCGTGGACGCTGCACGATCTGGCCGAACATCCGGGCGGCTCGAATCTGTTCGCGGCGGCAGCCGTCACCGCACAGCGAGGTGACCACCCGGCCACTCCGGCCCCCCGCGATCCGTCGGAGCTGCCGCGATGGTTCGAGGAGACGTCCCGGACGCTGCCCACCGCCCTGGACACGGACCCGGCCGCCCCCGCCTGGACGTTCCATCCGCCGGGCACCGTCGGGTTCTGGCAGCGACGCCGCGCGCTCGAAACACTCGTACACCGGTGGGACGCGGAGAACGCGCTGGGCGCAGCCCGGCCGCTCGACCCCGAACTCGCCGGCGAAGGGGTGGCGGAGGTCTTCGACACCCTGGCGCCCAGACAGGTGGCACGGGGCCGGGCGCATCCGCCGCGGAGCGCCCTGCGCCTGACGGCCACGGACCTCGGAACGCCCTGGACGTACGGTCCCGGGGCTCCCGTCGCCACACTCGCGGGGCCCGCGGATCATCTCCTGCTCCTGCTGTGGGGCCGGATGTCCCACAGCAGCGCGGCAGTGACCTGGCACGGCGACCGCGAGACCGGCCTGGAGTTGCTCTCCGGCACCCTGACGCCCTGA
- a CDS encoding VTT domain-containing protein produces the protein MTNLALGPSWLDPDFLIQTFGPVGILAIVFAESGLLIGFFLPGDSLLFTTGLLIVTDQLHMPLWLMCLLIVLAAVLGDQAGYLFGKKVGPTLFKRPDSRFFKQENVEKAHEFFEKHGPKSLVLARFVPIVRTFTPIIAGVSRMRYRSFVLFNIIGGTLWGAGVTLLGAALGQIDLVHEHIESFLVGIVLLSVLPIVIEYLRSRRKGGAADAGDEAPGSPAQAQDHPPAPGAPGAPGHHPGAPGGPGQGRPGQGPQQGQGAYPGQDPYQGQGQGQGAYQGHGAYQGQGGQAAPGHGPGGTMPPGAPGAPGAPGAYGSGSPLPPEVPYGASGGAPQGTPYGGAAPGASQVPQDPYGTGAGAQNPHGAPDPYDDGAAPQGPPAPPEDPSAPQNRTGRGRHARR, from the coding sequence GTGACCAACCTCGCACTAGGACCCAGCTGGCTGGATCCGGACTTCCTGATCCAGACCTTCGGCCCGGTCGGGATCCTGGCGATCGTCTTCGCGGAGTCGGGCCTGCTCATCGGCTTCTTCCTGCCCGGCGACTCGCTCCTGTTCACCACGGGGCTCCTGATCGTCACCGACCAGCTCCACATGCCGCTGTGGCTGATGTGCCTGCTGATCGTGCTCGCCGCGGTGCTGGGCGACCAGGCCGGATATCTGTTCGGCAAGAAGGTGGGGCCGACGCTCTTCAAGCGGCCCGACTCGCGGTTCTTCAAGCAGGAGAACGTCGAGAAGGCGCACGAGTTCTTCGAGAAGCACGGCCCGAAGTCGCTGGTGCTGGCCCGGTTCGTACCGATCGTGCGGACGTTCACCCCGATCATCGCCGGTGTCAGCAGGATGCGGTACCGGTCCTTCGTTCTCTTCAACATCATCGGCGGCACCCTGTGGGGCGCCGGTGTCACCCTGCTGGGCGCGGCACTGGGGCAGATCGACCTGGTGCACGAGCACATCGAGTCCTTCCTCGTCGGCATCGTGCTGCTGTCGGTCCTCCCGATCGTGATCGAGTACCTGCGCAGCCGCCGCAAGGGCGGTGCCGCCGACGCCGGGGACGAGGCACCGGGCTCACCCGCCCAGGCGCAGGACCACCCTCCGGCCCCGGGCGCCCCCGGCGCTCCCGGACACCACCCGGGCGCCCCCGGCGGACCGGGGCAGGGCCGTCCAGGTCAGGGGCCGCAGCAGGGCCAGGGTGCCTATCCGGGGCAGGACCCGTACCAGGGACAGGGGCAGGGACAGGGCGCGTACCAGGGGCACGGCGCGTACCAGGGCCAGGGCGGCCAGGCAGCGCCGGGCCACGGACCCGGCGGGACGATGCCGCCTGGTGCTCCTGGTGCTCCTGGTGCTCCCGGTGCGTACGGCAGCGGCAGTCCGCTTCCGCCCGAGGTCCCGTACGGCGCCTCCGGCGGTGCGCCGCAGGGCACTCCGTACGGTGGGGCGGCGCCTGGCGCCTCCCAGGTCCCGCAGGACCCCTACGGCACGGGTGCGGGGGCGCAGAACCCGCACGGTGCGCCCGACCCGTACGACGACGGCGCAGCACCGCAGGGCCCGCCCGCCCCACCCGAGGACCCGTCCGCTCCCCAGAACCGCACCGGGCGCGGTCGGCACGCCCGCCGCTGA
- a CDS encoding M28 family metallopeptidase: MSVPLRSPRSSRALRRRSVAALAATALATPLLLISSPAAAEQSAADRKPPRQSAKQSAKKGDKLARKLVRRTSGHGARKHLAALSAIAHFSDGNRGAGSAGHDRSARYAGTLLKAAGYKVTYQKFEFTFRETLAEKLSVLGPNQRDVPITLMTYTKSTPEGGIEAPVAVVPVDADGTTGCEAADYAQGAFDGRIALIKRGGCTFAQKQATAADAGAVGAVVYNNEDGALNGTLGSPDDARIPTGGITLADGEALAEQAADGDVTVNLEVREHQEQRTTQNVLAETRGGDPDNTVMLGAHLDSVPEGPGINDNGSGSAGVLETALQLARADHKGKHANKVRFALWSAEELGLLGAEHYVSQLSAAERGKISLYLNFDMIASPNYGMFAYDGDDSDGTGAGPGPEGSAVLEKDLVDFLATRGTETRGTDFTGRSDYGPFIEAGIPSGGTFTGAEGIKTAEQQKLWGGTAGEAYDGCYHQACDTLGNIDPRAFDLNVKAIADAVGHYAWDTSALPRGTDRPAAQRLAATESADGAAPAAGKPATGPYKGARLVR; this comes from the coding sequence GTGTCCGTACCGCTCCGCTCCCCCCGCTCCTCGCGCGCGCTGCGCCGGAGATCCGTGGCGGCACTGGCCGCGACCGCGCTGGCCACCCCGCTGCTGCTGATCTCGTCCCCCGCAGCCGCTGAGCAGTCCGCCGCCGACCGGAAGCCGCCCCGCCAGTCCGCGAAGCAGTCCGCGAAGAAGGGCGACAAGCTGGCCAGGAAACTGGTCCGGCGCACCAGCGGGCACGGTGCCCGCAAGCACCTGGCGGCTCTCAGCGCCATCGCCCATTTCAGCGACGGCAACCGCGGCGCCGGCTCCGCGGGCCACGACCGCTCCGCGCGGTACGCGGGCACCCTGCTCAAGGCGGCCGGCTACAAGGTCACCTACCAGAAGTTCGAGTTCACCTTCCGCGAGACCCTCGCCGAGAAGCTGTCCGTGCTCGGCCCGAACCAGCGCGACGTCCCGATCACGCTGATGACCTATACGAAGAGCACCCCCGAGGGCGGCATCGAGGCCCCGGTCGCGGTGGTGCCGGTCGACGCCGACGGCACCACGGGCTGCGAGGCCGCCGACTACGCACAGGGCGCGTTCGACGGCAGGATCGCGCTGATCAAGCGCGGCGGCTGCACCTTCGCGCAGAAGCAGGCGACCGCCGCCGACGCGGGCGCGGTCGGCGCGGTGGTCTACAACAACGAGGACGGCGCGCTCAACGGCACTCTCGGCAGCCCGGACGACGCCCGCATCCCCACGGGCGGCATCACCCTGGCCGACGGGGAGGCACTCGCCGAGCAGGCGGCCGACGGCGACGTCACCGTCAACCTGGAGGTGCGCGAGCACCAGGAGCAGCGCACCACCCAGAACGTCCTCGCGGAGACCCGCGGCGGCGACCCGGACAACACGGTGATGCTCGGCGCCCATCTCGACTCCGTCCCCGAGGGGCCCGGCATCAACGACAACGGCTCCGGTTCGGCGGGCGTCCTGGAGACCGCCCTCCAACTGGCCAGGGCCGACCACAAGGGCAAGCACGCGAACAAAGTCCGCTTCGCGCTGTGGAGCGCCGAGGAGCTGGGCCTGCTCGGCGCCGAGCACTATGTGTCGCAGCTGTCGGCCGCCGAGCGCGGGAAGATCTCGCTCTATCTGAACTTCGACATGATCGCGAGCCCCAACTACGGAATGTTCGCCTACGACGGCGACGACTCCGACGGCACGGGCGCGGGCCCCGGCCCGGAGGGCTCGGCGGTACTGGAGAAGGACCTGGTGGACTTCCTCGCCACCCGCGGGACGGAGACCCGCGGCACCGACTTCACCGGCCGCTCCGACTACGGTCCGTTCATCGAGGCGGGCATTCCCTCGGGGGGCACGTTCACCGGCGCCGAGGGGATCAAGACCGCCGAGCAGCAGAAGCTGTGGGGCGGCACGGCCGGAGAGGCCTACGACGGCTGCTACCACCAGGCGTGCGACACCCTGGGGAACATCGACCCCCGCGCCTTCGACCTGAACGTCAAGGCCATCGCCGACGCCGTCGGCCATTACGCGTGGGACACCAGTGCGCTGCCGCGCGGTACCGACCGCCCGGCAGCCCAGCGTCTGGCCGCCACGGAGTCGGCCGACGGCGCCGCGCCCGCGGCCGGGAAGCCGGCCACAGGCCCGTACAAGGGCGCCCGCCTGGTCCGCTGA
- a CDS encoding type II toxin-antitoxin system VapB family antitoxin, which translates to MIFKRIGNGRPYPDHGRESTRQWADVAPRPVRLDQLVTTKGQLDLETLLAEDSTFYGDLFAHVVKWQGDLYLEDGLHRAVRAALQQRQVLHARVLELD; encoded by the coding sequence GTGATCTTCAAGCGAATCGGAAACGGGCGGCCTTACCCCGACCATGGCCGGGAGAGCACCCGCCAGTGGGCGGATGTGGCCCCGCGCCCGGTGCGCCTTGACCAGCTCGTCACCACCAAGGGCCAGCTCGACCTGGAGACGCTGCTCGCGGAGGATTCGACGTTCTACGGCGATCTGTTCGCCCACGTCGTGAAGTGGCAGGGTGATCTGTACCTGGAGGACGGACTGCACCGCGCGGTGCGCGCGGCACTCCAGCAGCGCCAGGTGCTGCACGCGCGCGTCCTCGAACTGGACTGA
- a CDS encoding LytR C-terminal domain-containing protein, whose protein sequence is MSMLTPPGLGGKYRIKGDRYPRMRRPRRWGRIVAASLASVLAAAVLGWGALQVIGIFSGSGPAKAADRSAERAKCASAAPAAEARTNGRKAAEGEPTGKKAAGGDALPEPGDITVNVLNATSRSGLAKDTADELKKRGFKIGRIGNASAEFDEKIKKAAFLVGAPGASTSARMHVLGTQLAHTETRYDERDGKDVDLILGNGFAHLAKKKAATAALAELAGPAAGPGEPGKPGASPSAC, encoded by the coding sequence ATGAGCATGCTCACTCCCCCGGGCCTGGGCGGGAAGTACCGCATCAAGGGTGACCGCTACCCGCGGATGCGCAGACCGCGCAGGTGGGGGCGGATCGTCGCCGCTTCGCTCGCCTCGGTGCTGGCCGCGGCGGTACTGGGATGGGGCGCGCTCCAGGTCATCGGCATCTTCTCGGGCAGCGGCCCGGCCAAAGCGGCCGACCGCTCCGCCGAGCGGGCGAAGTGCGCCTCGGCCGCCCCCGCCGCGGAGGCCCGCACCAACGGCAGGAAGGCCGCGGAGGGCGAGCCGACGGGCAAGAAGGCCGCCGGAGGCGACGCCCTCCCCGAGCCGGGTGACATCACCGTGAACGTCCTCAACGCCACCTCGCGCAGCGGGCTGGCCAAGGACACGGCCGACGAGCTGAAGAAGCGCGGCTTCAAGATCGGCAGGATCGGCAACGCCTCGGCGGAGTTCGACGAGAAGATCAAGAAGGCCGCCTTCCTCGTCGGGGCCCCCGGCGCGTCGACCTCCGCCCGCATGCACGTCCTGGGCACTCAGCTCGCGCACACCGAGACCCGGTACGACGAGCGGGACGGCAAGGACGTGGACCTGATCCTCGGCAACGGCTTCGCACACCTGGCGAAGAAGAAGGCCGCCACCGCGGCCCTGGCCGAGCTGGCCGGCCCCGCGGCGGGCCCGGGAGAGCCCGGGAAGCCGGGAGCGTCGCCCTCGGCCTGCTGA
- the upp gene encoding uracil phosphoribosyltransferase gives MRTHVVDHPLVAHKLTTLRDARTDSPTFRRLADELVTLLAYEATRDVRVEEVGITTPVTDTTGVQLSRPRPLVVPIIRAGLGMLEGMVRLLPTAEVGFLGMIRDEETLQASTYANRMPDDLSGRQVYVLDPMLATGGTLVAAIQELIRRGADDVTALCLLAAPEGVAVMERDLAGTPVTVVTASIDERLNEQGFIVPGLGDAGDRMYGTV, from the coding sequence ATGCGGACCCACGTCGTCGACCACCCCTTGGTCGCGCACAAGCTCACCACCCTGCGCGACGCGCGCACCGACTCACCGACCTTCCGCCGCCTCGCGGACGAGTTGGTGACGCTGCTGGCGTACGAGGCCACTCGCGACGTGCGCGTCGAGGAGGTCGGGATCACCACGCCGGTGACCGACACCACCGGCGTGCAACTGTCCCGGCCCCGCCCGCTGGTGGTGCCGATCATCCGCGCCGGGCTCGGCATGCTGGAAGGCATGGTCCGGCTGCTGCCGACGGCCGAGGTCGGTTTCCTCGGGATGATCCGCGACGAGGAGACGCTCCAGGCGTCCACCTACGCGAACCGGATGCCCGACGACCTGTCCGGACGGCAGGTCTACGTCCTCGACCCGATGCTGGCCACCGGTGGCACACTCGTCGCCGCGATCCAGGAGCTGATCCGGCGCGGTGCCGACGACGTGACCGCGCTGTGTCTGCTGGCCGCGCCCGAGGGGGTCGCCGTCATGGAGCGGGACCTGGCCGGAACGCCGGTGACCGTCGTGACGGCCTCGATCGACGAGCGCCTCAACGAGCAGGGCTTCATCGTGCCGGGCCTGGGTGACGCCGGCGACCGGATGTACGGCACCGTCTGA
- the tadA gene encoding tRNA adenosine(34) deaminase TadA, which produces MTPATPAHGDQPTAASPTPGDPVRDPWREPMRLALAEAARAPGNGDVPVGAVVLGPDGTVLGRGHNAREADGDPTAHAELLALRAAARTRGGDWRLTGCTLVVTLEPCTMCAGAAVLSRVDRVVYGAPDAKGGAAGSLWDALRDRRLNHRPEVVNGVLATECATLLTSFFRPTEPTPPTAQGTTPDTDFDPGPSVG; this is translated from the coding sequence ATGACCCCCGCGACCCCCGCACACGGCGACCAACCGACCGCCGCGTCCCCCACCCCCGGCGACCCCGTACGCGATCCCTGGCGCGAACCCATGCGGCTGGCGCTCGCGGAAGCCGCACGGGCACCCGGCAACGGGGACGTGCCGGTCGGCGCCGTCGTGCTCGGACCGGACGGGACCGTGCTGGGCCGGGGACACAACGCCCGCGAGGCGGACGGTGACCCCACGGCCCACGCCGAACTGCTCGCCCTCCGCGCCGCCGCCCGCACCCGCGGCGGCGACTGGCGACTGACCGGCTGCACCCTCGTCGTCACCCTGGAGCCCTGCACGATGTGCGCCGGCGCAGCCGTGCTCTCCCGCGTCGACCGCGTCGTCTACGGCGCCCCCGACGCGAAGGGCGGCGCCGCGGGCTCCCTGTGGGACGCCCTGCGCGACCGCCGCCTCAACCACCGCCCCGAGGTCGTCAACGGCGTCCTGGCCACCGAGTGCGCCACCCTCCTCACCAGCTTCTTCCGCCCCACAGAACCGACGCCCCCCACGGCGCAGGGCACCACCCCGGATACCGATTTCGACCCCGGGCCCTCGGTGGGCTAG